The Haemorhous mexicanus isolate bHaeMex1 chromosome 35, bHaeMex1.pri, whole genome shotgun sequence genome window below encodes:
- the UBXN1 gene encoding LOW QUALITY PROTEIN: UBX domain-containing protein 1 (The sequence of the model RefSeq protein was modified relative to this genomic sequence to represent the inferred CDS: deleted 1 base in 1 codon), producing the protein MMAAGGGAEPGRALEALLEMGFGARRAAKALALTGNRGVEPAMDWLVAHEDDPDSDSDPETPLDLGALPSLLGGPRAPPGEQDETQKALSEAGQERERRRRGQELAKLREWRRDEERRRAAEERRRERAEERAARQRVREKIERDKAERAQRFAPAPPAEPPKEAPAPREYDQCRIQVRLPDGRALTQSFRAREPLAAVRLFVELHRGSGGTGAGTGAPPEPFSLRTAFPRRLFTEEDMEKPLQELGLVPSAVVIVAKKEGS; encoded by the exons ATGatggcggcgggcggcggggccgagcCCGGGCGGGCCCTGGAGGCgctgctggagatgggattCGGGGCCCGGCGCGC GGCGAAGGCGCTGGCGCTGACCGGGAACCGCGGGGTGGAACCGGCCATGGACTG gctggtggctcacGAGGACGACCCCGACTCGGACTCGGACCCCGAGACCCCCCTGGATTTGGGGGCGCTGCCGTCGCTGCTGGGGGGGCCCCGGGCGCCGCCGGGCGAGCAGGACGAGACCCAGAA GGCGCTGTCGGAGGCCGGGCAGGAGCGGGAGCGGCGCCGCCGGGGCCAGGAGCTGGCCAAGCTGCGGGAGTGGCGGCGG GACGAGGAGCGGCGCCGCGCGGCCGaggagcggcggcgggagcgggccGAGGAGCGCGCCGCGCG GCAGAGAGTGCGGGAGAAGATCGAGCGGGACAAGGCGGAGCGAGCGCAGAGG TTcgccccggcccccccggccGAGCCCCCCAAGGAGGCGCCGGCGCCGCGGGAATACGACCAGTGCCGGATCCAG GTGCGGCTCCCGGACGGGCGGGCGCTCACCCAGAGCTTCCGGGCGCGGGAGCCGCTGGCGGCCGTGCGGCTCTTCGTGGAGCTGCACCGGGGCTCGGGGGGCACCGGGGCGGGCACCGGGGCCCCCCCCGAGCCCTTCAGCCTCCGCACGGCCTTCCCCCGGCGCCTCTTCACCGAGGAGGACATGGAGAAacccctgcaggagctgg gTCTGGTTCCCTCCGCCGTCGTCATCGTGGCCAAGAAagaggggagctga
- the DMAC1 gene encoding distal membrane-arm assembly complex protein 1 has protein sequence MTDTSGGFSGPAMSPRGAEPAPDAASVPGPGPASSRPLFGGCWSCRLLSGAGLLMAAVWVYQGPRNVMKKGITPSMGAIAQITFAAGLASWAIVILADPVGRWQRREP, from the exons ATGACGGACACTTCCGGCGGCTTTTCCGGTCCTGCTATGTCACCGCGGGGCGCGGAGCCCGCGCCGGACGCGGCGTCGGTgccggggcccggcccggcctcgtCGCGGCCGCTCTTCGgcggctgctggagctgccgcCTGCTGAGCGGCGCGGGGCTGCTGATGGCCGCCGTCTGGGTGTACCAGGGGCCGCGGAACGTCATGAAAAAGGGGATCACCCCCTCCATGGGCGCCATCGCCCAGATCACCTTCGCCGCCG GTCTGGCCAGCTGGGCCATCGTCATCCTCGCCGACCCCGTGGGACGGTGGCAGCGCCGGGAGCCCTGA
- the LOC132341063 gene encoding ubiquinol-cytochrome-c reductase complex assembly factor 3-like produces the protein MALDRRWPLALARSAVPVALGLLLWVAIAGGEPERQQTLKGRHGADAANLEQRRRHNALIMAALREAAETDDNVAHRGVSWRK, from the exons ATGGCGCTGGACCGGCGGTGGCCGCTGGCGCTCGCCCGCAGCGCCGTCCCGGTtgcgctggggctgctgctgtgggtggcGATCGCGGGCGGCGAGCCGGAGCGGCAGCAGACGCTGAAG GGCCGGCACGGGGCGGATGCCGCGAATTTAGAGCAGCGGCGGCGCCACAATGCGCTGATCATGGCGGCGCTGCGCGAGGCGGCCGAGACCGACGACAACGTGGCGCATCGGGGGGTGTCGTGGCGGAAGTGA